GGGATTACCGGTCGTGTCTGGAATAACGACGACGGTACAGTCGAAATTTTGGCTCAAGCTGAAAGCTCTGCCCTTATGGCCAAGTTCATTCAAGAAATCCGCAAGGGTCCAACTCCTTTTTCAAAAGTCAGCTATTTAGATGTCACCATGGCCAATTTTGATGCCTATACCGACTTTAAAATTGCAAATTAGGTCTGCAGAACTATTGTATATTTCCTTAAAAAACAGTAGAATAGATAGGTATTATTTTTAGAAACAAAGGAAATGAACTCGTGAAAACATTTAAACGTATTTTATTCTCTGGAATGAGCTTGTCCCTCCTTCTATTATTGACAGGGTGTGTCGGACGAGACAAGGCTGGCAATCCTTCTGGCCCCATTTGGGACGTGCTTGGTCGGCCTATGGCAGATAGCATCCAATTCTTTGCTAAGAATTCAGGTCTCGGTTACGGTCTAGCGATTATTATCGTTACCCTCATCGTGCGGCTGATCATTTTCCCACTGGGAATCTATCAGTCTTGGAAGGCTACTCTTCAGTCAGAAAAGATGAACTACTTCAAGCCCATCTTTGCCCCTATCCAAGAACGGATCAATAATGCCGAAACTCAAGAAGAGAAGCTAGAAGCCCAGCAAGAACTTATGGCTGCTCAAAGAGAAAATGGTCTGAGTATGTTTGGCGGTATCGGATGCCTCCCTCTACTCATTCAAATGCCTTTCTTCTCAGCTCTCTTCTTCGCTGCCCAATACACAAACGGCGTAGCCAGCAGTACTTTCCTTGGCATCAATCTTGGAAAACCTAGTCTGGCCTTGACTCTCATTGTCGGTGTACTCTACTACATCCAGTCACTTCTCTCCCTACATGGGATCGAAGATGAGACCCAAAAAGCGCAGATGAAGAGTGCAACTTACATGAGCCCGATTATGATTGTTGTCTTCTCCTTCATGTCACCAGCAGCCGTAACCCTCTACTGGGTAGTCGGTGGTTTCATCCAAATTATCCAACAATTCATCATTAACTACTTGCTTCGTCCGCGGATTAGAAAACAAGTAGCTGAAGAATATGAAAAGAATCCTCCGAAAGCCATGAGCAATGCAGGCCGCATCAAGGATGTCACGCCAAAAGCGAGCCAAGCAATCTCTCAAAACAATAAAAAGAAAAAGAATCGCAACGCTGGTAAACAACGTTCTAGATAAATAAACTATCCATGTCCCTCCAAGATTTCCTATCTAATCTTGGAGGGCTTTTTCTATTCCCCCTAACAATACTAAAAGAGTGTGGGACAGAAATCGGTAATTCGTTAGAATTCGATTTCGTCGTCCCACCTCCGCACAGTTGAGTAGGGCTGTAAAAGCTGATGAAATCAGCCTAGTAGAGCCCACTCAACCACTGCGTCTTGCTCGACAATCCAAAGACAATTGAGAGGCTAGGACTTTTGTCCCAGCCTCGTCTTAAACTTTTAATCAATATACTTCAATTTTCCTCGGAAATCTTCCAGACTTTCATAGCCTTTTTCTTCCATAATCGCCTTGAGTTCGGTAGTGATACGCTCGAAAGCTGCCACACCTTCTTTATGAAGGGTTGTTCCTACTTGCAC
This genomic window from Streptococcus cristatus AS 1.3089 contains:
- a CDS encoding acylphosphatase; its protein translation is MQKVRMIAQGRVQGVGFRWGVYSLALQIGGITGRVWNNDDGTVEILAQAESSALMAKFIQEIRKGPTPFSKVSYLDVTMANFDAYTDFKIAN
- the yidC gene encoding membrane protein insertase YidC, producing the protein MKTFKRILFSGMSLSLLLLLTGCVGRDKAGNPSGPIWDVLGRPMADSIQFFAKNSGLGYGLAIIIVTLIVRLIIFPLGIYQSWKATLQSEKMNYFKPIFAPIQERINNAETQEEKLEAQQELMAAQRENGLSMFGGIGCLPLLIQMPFFSALFFAAQYTNGVASSTFLGINLGKPSLALTLIVGVLYYIQSLLSLHGIEDETQKAQMKSATYMSPIMIVVFSFMSPAAVTLYWVVGGFIQIIQQFIINYLLRPRIRKQVAEEYEKNPPKAMSNAGRIKDVTPKASQAISQNNKKKKNRNAGKQRSR